In Jatrophihabitans endophyticus, one DNA window encodes the following:
- a CDS encoding AMP-binding protein, translating into MSLAERFDRSVRDHPDRLALVCGGEDLTYGALDEAVGAMAGHLEPYLARRPEGAPGRVGLATSRTPATYACYLAVQRLGATAVPVNPRLSATRNAAVLAAAGVDVLCVDASTGHARADLIEQVAAPVADLGDGAWRRAGQGPRRDPARVAYLCFTSGSTGRPKGVPVSQESVTAFIDHMIPLFGFTASSRVAQTFELSFDAALNELYGAWAAGGALYVATHAQVFDPVAFVADHELTHWLSVPSLVDLARAAGTLEPGALPHLRHVIVGGEQFTPAQARTWREAAPAATVHNGYGPTELALLCTALSIAPGEPLPTDGAGTIPIGSLFPGLQAVLADVADDGTVGVDADTGELCVRGVQRFAGYLDPADDRGRFIAADGDGHRLLADGETISPEHFYRTGDRVARGPHGFVHLGRVDDQVKIAGFRVEPSEVEALLAAHPDLTSVAVVAAARPGKDGAPGVPRLHALYTATDDIGRAEFVELVAALPLYLRPDTYTRLERMPLSPHGKVDRRALAGLVATARP; encoded by the coding sequence ATGAGCCTCGCCGAGCGCTTCGATCGCTCGGTGCGCGACCACCCCGACCGGCTGGCGCTCGTGTGCGGCGGGGAGGACCTGACCTACGGCGCGCTGGACGAGGCGGTCGGCGCGATGGCCGGTCACCTCGAGCCGTACCTCGCGCGGCGACCGGAGGGGGCACCCGGTCGCGTCGGGCTGGCGACGAGTCGCACGCCCGCCACGTACGCCTGCTACCTCGCGGTGCAGCGGCTCGGCGCCACCGCCGTGCCCGTGAACCCGCGCCTCTCGGCCACGCGCAACGCCGCCGTGCTGGCGGCGGCCGGCGTGGACGTGCTGTGTGTCGACGCGTCGACCGGCCACGCCCGCGCCGACCTGATCGAGCAGGTGGCGGCGCCGGTCGCCGACCTCGGCGACGGCGCGTGGCGCCGGGCGGGGCAGGGTCCCCGTCGCGACCCTGCCCGGGTCGCGTACCTGTGCTTCACGTCGGGCTCGACCGGACGACCGAAGGGCGTCCCGGTGAGCCAGGAGTCGGTCACCGCGTTCATCGACCACATGATCCCGCTGTTCGGGTTCACCGCGAGCAGCCGCGTCGCCCAGACCTTCGAGCTCTCCTTCGACGCCGCGCTCAACGAGCTCTACGGCGCGTGGGCGGCCGGCGGTGCCCTGTACGTCGCGACGCACGCCCAGGTGTTCGACCCGGTCGCCTTCGTCGCCGACCACGAGCTCACCCACTGGCTCAGCGTGCCCTCGCTCGTCGACCTCGCCCGTGCCGCCGGCACACTCGAACCCGGCGCGCTGCCGCACCTTCGGCACGTCATCGTGGGCGGTGAGCAGTTCACCCCGGCGCAGGCCAGGACATGGCGGGAGGCGGCGCCCGCGGCGACCGTTCACAACGGTTACGGCCCGACCGAGCTCGCGCTCCTGTGCACCGCGTTGTCGATCGCGCCGGGGGAGCCTCTCCCCACCGACGGCGCGGGGACGATCCCGATCGGCTCGCTCTTCCCCGGGCTGCAGGCCGTCCTCGCCGACGTCGCCGACGACGGCACGGTGGGCGTCGACGCCGACACCGGCGAGCTCTGCGTGCGCGGCGTCCAGCGCTTCGCCGGCTACCTCGACCCCGCCGACGACCGCGGCCGGTTCATCGCCGCCGACGGCGACGGCCACCGGCTGCTCGCCGACGGCGAGACGATCTCGCCCGAGCACTTCTACCGAACCGGTGACCGCGTGGCCCGCGGTCCGCACGGCTTCGTCCACCTGGGCCGCGTCGACGACCAGGTCAAGATCGCCGGGTTCCGGGTCGAGCCCAGCGAGGTCGAGGCGCTGCTGGCGGCCCACCCCGACCTGACGTCGGTCGCCGTCGTCGCGGCCGCCCGTCCGGGCAAGGACGGCGCCCCCGGGGTGCCCCGCCTGCACGCCCTGTACACCGCCACCGACGACATCGGCCGGGCCGAGTTCGTCGAGCTCGTCGCGGCCCTGCCGCTCTATCTGCGGCCCGACACCTACACCCGCCTGGAGCGCATGCCGTTGTCCCCGCACGGCAAGGTCGACCGGCGTGCCCTGGCCGGTCTCGTCGCGACGGCCCGACCGTGA
- the argB gene encoding acetylglutamate kinase, whose amino-acid sequence MNLADLVVKTSGDRRVGLDGLAEDVAAQVAGGRRVVVVHGGQDRIRELAERLGVADETLTSPSGVAFRRTDPAMLEVVTLALTGSMRGEVLTALRGAGLRAVGLGGADGTVRARRKPAPRAVVDGRTMAVHDDHSGRPESVDTTVLAALLRAGVVPVLSPPAVAEDGGLVNVNADRVAALVAVALGAPELVLLTATDGVRADPTDAGSRIDVLETDARGRTRTARITGGMTGKLVAAADALTGGVAAVRVADGRIAHPVRDALSGGGTRVRLAHAVAIGSDS is encoded by the coding sequence GTGAACCTCGCCGATCTCGTCGTCAAGACCAGCGGCGACCGTCGCGTCGGACTCGACGGACTCGCCGAGGACGTGGCGGCGCAGGTGGCCGGTGGCCGACGGGTCGTCGTCGTGCACGGTGGGCAGGACCGCATCCGCGAGCTCGCCGAGCGACTCGGCGTCGCCGACGAGACGTTGACGTCGCCGAGCGGCGTCGCCTTCCGCCGCACCGATCCGGCGATGCTCGAGGTGGTCACGCTGGCGCTGACCGGTTCCATGCGCGGCGAGGTCCTGACGGCCCTGCGTGGCGCAGGCCTGCGCGCGGTCGGCCTGGGCGGGGCGGACGGCACCGTCCGGGCCCGACGCAAGCCCGCACCGCGGGCCGTCGTCGACGGTCGCACGATGGCGGTCCACGACGACCACAGCGGACGGCCCGAGTCGGTCGACACGACCGTGCTGGCGGCGCTGCTGCGCGCCGGGGTGGTCCCGGTGCTGTCGCCCCCGGCGGTGGCCGAGGACGGCGGCCTGGTCAACGTGAACGCCGATCGGGTGGCGGCCCTCGTCGCCGTGGCGCTGGGCGCGCCGGAGCTCGTCCTGCTCACCGCCACCGACGGGGTACGCGCCGATCCCACGGATGCCGGGAGCCGGATCGACGTCCTCGAGACCGACGCGCGCGGCCGCACCCGCACCGCCCGCATCACGGGCGGCATGACCGGCAAGCTGGTCGCCGCGGCCGACGCGCTCACCGGCGGCGTCGCGGCGGTACGTGTCGCGGACGGCAGGATCGCGCACCCGGTTCGCGACGCGCTGTCCGGCGGTGGCACGCGGGTGCGTCTCGCGCACGCCGTGGCCATCGGCAGTGACTCGTGA
- a CDS encoding condensation domain-containing protein: MTDRWVLPASFAQERLYLLAHMPSARIDAYTITGRLTLQGPLDHDALRAAVADLVAQHDVLRTGLRADRSGRIEQHVWAERPFPVAIEDLRHEADPSLAAAARAAAVEGAVIDLHDGTVWRLWLGRTGPESHVLALVVHHAAADAVSMRLLLDQLAAHYRAHLGVGVAPGRPALQYADFAVWQRDTAAAGGFDDALAFWTQRLGRLAPADVPAGGTGLTLPLDIDPAALATVRSAAAHTGGTAFTVLLTAFVAGLRRAADPPGDIAVLVPVAGRDRPELEEVVGCLVDNVVIVVPSDAADLAGQVRAGWADALGHATVPFDLALRRCPPQHRAALTRTLFNLRPTLAGSHSWTPELTAGIAPEPPPPASFGLAVQLALTADGAARGHLVTAAGGVADTVARDLADRLARAEPT, from the coding sequence GTGACCGACCGATGGGTGCTGCCCGCGTCCTTCGCCCAGGAGCGGCTCTACCTGCTGGCACACATGCCGTCGGCGCGCATCGACGCGTACACGATCACCGGACGGCTGACCCTGCAGGGCCCGCTCGACCACGACGCGCTGCGGGCGGCGGTGGCCGACCTGGTCGCGCAGCACGACGTCCTGCGCACCGGCCTGCGCGCCGACCGGTCCGGCCGGATCGAGCAGCACGTGTGGGCCGAGCGCCCCTTCCCGGTGGCGATCGAGGACCTGCGGCACGAGGCGGACCCGTCCCTCGCCGCGGCCGCGCGGGCAGCCGCCGTGGAGGGCGCGGTCATCGACCTGCACGACGGCACGGTCTGGCGACTCTGGCTGGGCCGCACCGGACCGGAGAGCCACGTCCTGGCGCTCGTGGTCCATCACGCCGCCGCGGACGCGGTGTCGATGCGACTGCTCCTGGACCAGCTCGCGGCGCACTACCGCGCGCACCTGGGCGTCGGCGTCGCTCCCGGCCGACCCGCCCTGCAGTACGCCGACTTCGCGGTGTGGCAGCGCGACACCGCGGCGGCGGGTGGCTTCGACGATGCGCTCGCCTTCTGGACGCAGCGTCTCGGCCGACTGGCCCCGGCGGACGTGCCCGCCGGGGGGACGGGACTGACGCTCCCGCTGGACATCGATCCGGCCGCGCTCGCGACGGTCCGCAGCGCCGCCGCCCACACCGGCGGCACGGCGTTCACCGTCCTGCTCACCGCGTTCGTCGCGGGCCTGCGGCGGGCGGCCGACCCACCCGGTGACATCGCGGTGCTGGTCCCCGTCGCCGGGCGGGACCGCCCCGAGCTCGAGGAGGTCGTCGGCTGCCTGGTCGACAACGTCGTCATCGTCGTGCCGTCCGACGCCGCCGACCTGGCCGGGCAGGTGCGCGCCGGATGGGCCGACGCGCTCGGCCACGCCACCGTGCCGTTCGATCTCGCGCTGCGCCGCTGCCCGCCGCAGCACCGCGCGGCCCTCACCCGAACGCTGTTCAACCTGCGACCGACCCTGGCCGGGTCGCACTCCTGGACACCGGAGCTGACAGCCGGGATCGCCCCCGAACCGCCCCCGCCGGCGTCCTTCGGCCTGGCCGTCCAACTGGCCCTCACCGCCGACGGCGCGGCCCGTGGCCATCTCGTCACCGCAGCCGGCGGTGTCGCCGACACCGTCGCCCGCGACCTGGCCGACCGTCTCGCGAGGGCGGAGCCGACATGA
- a CDS encoding 4'-phosphopantetheinyl transferase family protein → MHPSMLRSLLPPAVAVAETRQDLLDELAPDEAHWVAHAVARRRSEFHTGRACARVALAELGIAPAAIPVGPQREPCWPTGVVGSITHCDGYRAAAAAPSDVVRSLGVDVERHRPLPDGVLDTVTDPGERATLTRLAAEDADIRWDVVLFSAKEAVFKTWFPVQRRWLGFEDATVDLDRAGTFTATVHGPTVAGGATYRGRWSASDDFVACAVVEPAS, encoded by the coding sequence GTGCACCCGTCGATGCTGCGCTCGCTCCTTCCCCCGGCGGTCGCCGTCGCGGAGACCCGGCAGGACCTGCTCGACGAGCTCGCCCCCGACGAGGCGCACTGGGTCGCCCACGCCGTGGCTCGGCGGCGCAGCGAGTTCCACACCGGCCGGGCGTGCGCCCGCGTCGCGCTCGCCGAGCTCGGCATCGCGCCGGCCGCGATCCCGGTGGGCCCGCAGCGGGAACCGTGCTGGCCCACGGGCGTCGTCGGCAGCATCACGCACTGCGACGGCTACCGGGCCGCCGCCGCCGCCCCCTCGGACGTGGTCCGCTCGCTCGGCGTCGACGTCGAGCGACACCGCCCGCTGCCCGACGGCGTGCTCGACACCGTGACCGATCCCGGCGAACGGGCCACGCTGACCCGACTCGCAGCCGAGGATGCGGACATCCGCTGGGATGTCGTGCTGTTCAGCGCGAAGGAGGCGGTCTTCAAGACGTGGTTTCCCGTGCAGCGACGCTGGTTGGGCTTCGAGGACGCCACCGTCGACCTGGACCGGGCGGGCACCTTCACGGCGACGGTGCACGGCCCGACCGTCGCGGGCGGGGCAACCTACCGAGGCCGCTGGAGCGCGTCGGACGACTTCGTGGCGTGCGCCGTCGTCGAGCCCGCGTCCTGA
- a CDS encoding VOC family protein, which produces MPMTMRNIAVDCADPYELATFWSSVVGRPLLDEDEPGDPEAVIVMPSGPALFFQRVPEPKVGKNRLHVCLTAEDTVQADVDRLVGLGARLVQDRRTPDGRGWVVLADPEGNEFCVLRGPGDPDPTRA; this is translated from the coding sequence GTGCCCATGACGATGCGCAACATCGCCGTCGACTGCGCCGACCCGTACGAGCTGGCCACGTTCTGGAGCTCGGTCGTCGGTCGACCGCTCCTCGACGAGGACGAGCCCGGCGATCCGGAGGCCGTGATCGTCATGCCCTCGGGTCCGGCCCTGTTCTTCCAGCGTGTGCCCGAGCCCAAGGTCGGCAAGAACCGGTTGCACGTCTGCCTCACCGCCGAGGACACGGTCCAGGCCGACGTCGACCGGCTCGTCGGACTCGGTGCGCGTCTGGTGCAGGACCGTCGCACACCCGACGGTCGCGGGTGGGTCGTCCTCGCCGACCCCGAGGGCAACGAGTTCTGCGTCCTGCGCGGCCCCGGCGACCCGGACCCGACGCGGGCATGA